A genomic segment from Sphingopyxis sp. DBS4 encodes:
- a CDS encoding Lrp/AsnC family transcriptional regulator, whose product MKIDRSVVELDEFDRKILSILGRDGRITYTDLAQRVGLSKTPCQQRVKRLVASGLITGFRAIVDPAKVGLDHVAFAEVKLSDTREEALRQFNAAVRQIAEVEECHMIASSFDYLLKVRTPDIRRYRIVLGEKISSLPHVASTSTFVAMETILESAR is encoded by the coding sequence ATGAAAATTGATCGATCCGTAGTCGAACTGGATGAGTTCGACCGCAAGATATTGAGCATATTGGGGCGCGACGGGCGGATCACCTACACCGACCTCGCGCAGCGCGTCGGGCTATCGAAGACACCGTGCCAGCAGCGGGTCAAGCGGCTGGTCGCGAGCGGCCTGATCACCGGCTTTCGCGCGATCGTCGATCCTGCAAAGGTCGGGCTCGACCATGTCGCCTTCGCCGAAGTGAAATTGTCCGATACCCGTGAGGAAGCGTTACGGCAGTTCAACGCGGCGGTGCGACAGATCGCCGAGGTCGAGGAATGCCATATGATCGCAAGCAGCTTCGACTATCTGCTCAAGGTCCGCACCCCCGACATCCGTCGCTATCGCATCGTGCTCGGCGAGAAGATTTCGAGCCTGCCGCATGTCGCGAGCACCTCGACCTTCGTCGCGATGGAGACGATCCTGGAGTCGGCGCGCTGA
- a CDS encoding acyl-CoA dehydrogenase: MSEFLLPFERMLENLSPPAVVRAVEAGASADALWDGLAESGFLDALVPEERGGAGLPLAEVGALWQALGRHAVPLPVGETMLARALLADAPDGPIALATAKPGVGIVVPFGRVARHVLLEIDGTLYLVDAAGEPTGVPGSLAARMCWDAVPSANVGTAPAGGLRAIAAILRAALIAGAADRLTAMTAAYAGERVQFGKPIGKQQALQQQMAVMAEDMVACRIAAALGCAGGLPPSLAAAATAKSVTSAAAVRLAATAHAVHGAIGISEEYDLQLYTRRLHEGRLADGSESYWNRLLGAARLGDARGSVDYVRELL, encoded by the coding sequence ATGAGCGAATTTCTCCTGCCCTTCGAACGGATGCTGGAAAATCTCTCGCCGCCCGCAGTGGTCCGCGCGGTCGAGGCGGGCGCCAGCGCCGACGCGCTGTGGGACGGCCTCGCCGAATCGGGTTTCCTCGATGCGCTGGTTCCCGAGGAGCGCGGCGGCGCGGGCCTGCCGCTCGCCGAGGTCGGCGCGCTGTGGCAGGCACTCGGCCGCCACGCCGTGCCGCTCCCGGTCGGCGAGACGATGCTCGCGCGCGCGTTGCTCGCCGACGCTCCCGACGGCCCGATCGCGCTCGCGACCGCGAAGCCGGGGGTCGGGATCGTCGTGCCCTTCGGCCGCGTCGCGCGCCATGTCCTGCTCGAAATCGACGGAACGCTTTATCTGGTCGATGCGGCGGGCGAGCCGACCGGCGTGCCGGGCAGTCTCGCCGCGCGGATGTGCTGGGATGCGGTTCCTTCGGCCAACGTCGGCACCGCTCCCGCAGGCGGCCTTCGCGCGATCGCCGCGATTCTCCGTGCCGCGCTGATCGCGGGTGCCGCCGACCGGTTGACGGCGATGACCGCCGCCTATGCCGGCGAGCGCGTCCAGTTCGGCAAGCCGATCGGCAAGCAGCAGGCGCTCCAGCAGCAGATGGCGGTGATGGCCGAGGATATGGTCGCGTGCCGCATCGCGGCCGCGCTCGGCTGCGCGGGCGGCCTGCCGCCAAGCCTCGCCGCCGCGGCGACCGCCAAGTCGGTGACGAGCGCCGCCGCCGTCCGCCTCGCCGCGACCGCGCACGCGGTCCACGGCGCGATCGGGATCAGCGAGGAATATGACCTCCAACTCTACACTCGCCGCCTGCACGAAGGACGATTGGCCGACGGGTCGGAAAGCTATTGGAACCGCCTGCTCGGCGCCGCACGTCTCGGCGACGCGCGCGGGTCGGTCGATTATGTGCGGGAACTCCTCTAA
- a CDS encoding acyl-CoA dehydrogenase family protein, with protein MFDTLSLASLPAADEAIRPAIRALAAEAASSAGADRRVRSWQGYDPAFSRRLGEAGFLGLTLPKRYGGHERGPFARFVVVEELLGVGAPVAAHWIADRQSAPLILNFGNEAQREYYLPRIARGEIFFCIGMSEPGSGSDLASVRTRAARTETGWRVNGQKIWTSGAPHCDYMIALLRTSGGPEDRHAGLSQLIIDLKAPGVTIRPIRDLAGDEHFAEVFFEDVDLPADALIGEEGEGWKQVTAELAFERSGPERIYSSVVLLDAWIAHLQRTGRRDDPATLALVGDFTARLGVLRAMSIACTARLAAGESPVTEASLVKDLGTAFEQQLPAAIGDDLAAHPDEAVDAELYRALLYVTHVAPSFSLRGGTREILRGIIARGMGLR; from the coding sequence GTGTTCGATACGCTCAGCCTCGCCAGCCTGCCGGCCGCCGATGAAGCGATCCGGCCGGCGATTCGCGCGCTTGCGGCTGAAGCCGCCTCGTCGGCCGGTGCCGATCGCCGCGTCCGCTCGTGGCAGGGCTATGATCCCGCCTTCAGCCGTCGCCTCGGCGAGGCGGGCTTTCTCGGCCTCACGCTCCCCAAGCGCTATGGCGGGCACGAGCGCGGGCCGTTCGCGCGCTTCGTCGTCGTCGAGGAATTGCTTGGCGTCGGGGCGCCGGTCGCGGCGCACTGGATCGCCGACCGGCAGAGCGCGCCGCTGATCCTCAATTTCGGCAACGAAGCGCAGCGCGAATATTATCTGCCGCGGATCGCGCGCGGCGAAATCTTCTTCTGCATCGGAATGAGCGAGCCGGGGTCGGGCTCCGACCTTGCCAGTGTGCGTACCCGCGCGGCGCGCACCGAAACCGGCTGGCGCGTCAACGGGCAGAAGATCTGGACGTCGGGCGCGCCGCATTGCGACTATATGATCGCGCTGCTCCGCACCTCGGGCGGCCCCGAAGACCGCCACGCCGGGCTGTCGCAGCTCATCATCGACCTCAAGGCGCCCGGCGTCACCATCCGCCCGATCCGCGACCTTGCGGGCGACGAACATTTCGCCGAAGTCTTCTTCGAGGATGTCGATCTGCCCGCCGACGCGCTGATCGGCGAAGAGGGCGAGGGATGGAAACAGGTCACCGCCGAACTCGCCTTCGAGCGCAGCGGGCCCGAGCGCATCTATTCGAGCGTCGTGCTGCTCGACGCGTGGATCGCGCATTTACAGCGCACGGGGCGCCGCGACGATCCGGCGACCCTCGCGCTCGTCGGCGATTTCACCGCGCGGCTCGGCGTGCTGCGCGCGATGTCGATCGCCTGCACCGCACGGCTCGCGGCGGGCGAAAGTCCGGTGACCGAGGCGTCGCTGGTCAAGGACCTCGGCACCGCGTTCGAGCAGCAACTGCCGGCGGCCATCGGCGACGATCTGGCCGCGCATCCCGATGAGGCGGTCGATGCGGAGCTCTATCGCGCCCTGCTCTACGTCACCCATGTCGCGCCGAGCTTTTCGCTGCGCGGCGGGACGCGCGAGATATTGCGCGGGATCATCGCGCGCGGGATGGGGTTACGGTGA
- a CDS encoding integrase arm-type DNA-binding domain-containing protein has protein sequence MALTDTAIRKAKPKDKPYKISDSGGLYLLVNPTGSKLWRVKYRLHGVERKLALGAYPAITLAEARAAREDAKKQLAHAVDPNTAKRQARIAASISAGNSFSAVAEELIAKREKEGVAAATLEKHRWLLRLLGAEFGRRPVADITPAELLHELKKQERRGRLETAKQVRSFASRVFRYAAATARAERDPAQMLLGALIQPTVKHFAAITDPIEFGALLRAIEGYVGDPAVMYALKLTPHVFQRPGELRQMEWTEIDFAKAVWTLPAAKMKMRQPHAVPLSRQALAILESMRGLSGNGRYVFPSVRTRARPISDNTINAALRRLGYSKEQMTAHGFRTSASSLLNESGKWNPDAIERALAHMVAGSIRRIYNQSAYWAERVEMAQWWSDYLCQLCDGGNVAIPR, from the coding sequence ATGGCGCTCACCGACACCGCGATCCGCAAAGCGAAGCCAAAAGATAAGCCATATAAGATATCAGATTCGGGCGGCCTTTATCTTTTGGTCAATCCTACCGGCAGCAAACTCTGGCGCGTTAAATATCGCCTGCATGGAGTGGAGCGCAAACTGGCCCTCGGCGCTTATCCCGCAATTACGCTCGCGGAAGCGCGAGCGGCTAGAGAAGATGCAAAGAAGCAGCTCGCCCATGCAGTCGATCCCAATACTGCCAAGCGGCAGGCTCGAATCGCTGCGAGCATCAGCGCGGGCAATAGTTTCTCGGCGGTCGCTGAAGAGCTGATAGCGAAGCGAGAGAAGGAAGGAGTCGCAGCCGCGACACTCGAAAAGCATCGCTGGCTTCTGCGGCTGCTAGGCGCGGAGTTCGGGCGGCGGCCGGTGGCCGACATCACGCCTGCGGAGTTACTCCACGAACTGAAAAAGCAGGAACGGCGCGGGCGTTTGGAGACCGCCAAGCAGGTCCGGTCGTTCGCGAGCCGCGTTTTCCGCTACGCCGCCGCCACGGCGCGGGCCGAACGCGATCCCGCACAGATGTTGCTTGGCGCGCTAATTCAACCGACCGTCAAACATTTCGCGGCAATCACCGACCCAATTGAGTTTGGCGCTCTACTCCGTGCGATTGAGGGATATGTCGGTGACCCAGCAGTGATGTATGCGTTAAAGCTAACCCCGCATGTCTTCCAGAGGCCCGGCGAACTGCGTCAAATGGAATGGACAGAAATCGACTTCGCGAAGGCAGTTTGGACGCTACCCGCAGCGAAGATGAAGATGCGCCAACCGCATGCGGTGCCTCTATCGCGCCAAGCGCTCGCGATTTTGGAAAGTATGCGTGGGCTCTCGGGCAACGGCAGATACGTGTTTCCATCGGTACGAACACGGGCGCGACCGATCAGCGACAACACGATCAACGCAGCGCTTCGTCGTCTGGGCTATTCCAAGGAGCAAATGACGGCCCACGGGTTCCGGACCTCGGCCTCTTCGCTGCTTAACGAGTCTGGCAAGTGGAACCCCGATGCCATCGAACGTGCCCTTGCCCACATGGTCGCGGGCAGCATTCGCCGCATATACAATCAGTCGGCTTATTGGGCTGAACGCGTCGAGATGGCGCAGTGGTGGAGTGATTATTTGTGTCAGCTCTGTGATGGAGGCAATGTAGCCATCCCTCGCTAG
- a CDS encoding helix-turn-helix domain-containing protein, with amino-acid sequence MDELAYSINRTAKALGVGRSTIYKLIKTGQVDALKIGTRTLITTASIRRLTQTQA; translated from the coding sequence ATGGATGAACTCGCATACTCGATTAACCGCACGGCCAAGGCGCTCGGCGTCGGCCGCAGCACGATCTACAAGCTCATCAAGACCGGACAGGTCGATGCCCTCAAGATCGGAACGCGGACGCTGATCACCACCGCGTCGATCAGACGGCTGACCCAGACTCAGGCCTGA
- a CDS encoding YeiH family protein, translated as MATVPLSAAAIRRPRTARIERIVPGLALCLGVTGVAFALAGIEQRLFGEVWLEALVLAILIGTAIRSIWTPPARWLPGIDFSAKLLLEIAVVLLGASVSAATILAAGPALLIGIAATVFLAIGASFAIGRLLGLPRRMATLVACGNSICGNSAIAAVAPVIGADSDDVAAAIAFTAVLGVGVVLGLPLLGLALRLSELQYGAFAGLTVYAVPQVIAAATPMGATAIQMGTLVKLVRVLMLGPVCLTLSILAPRLCEDGTELARLASAERRKANRLPIHHLVPWFILGFLGMIAARSFGLIPQAALAPIAGAATLLTVVSMAALGLGVDVRTVAKAGGRVTAAVVLSLLVLGAISFALVTMLHLG; from the coding sequence ATGGCGACCGTCCCCCTTTCCGCCGCCGCAATCCGCAGGCCCCGCACCGCCAGGATCGAACGGATCGTTCCCGGGCTGGCGCTCTGCCTCGGCGTCACCGGCGTCGCGTTCGCGCTGGCCGGCATCGAGCAGCGATTGTTCGGCGAGGTCTGGCTGGAAGCGCTGGTGCTGGCGATCCTGATCGGCACTGCGATCCGCTCCATCTGGACGCCGCCGGCTCGCTGGCTTCCGGGAATCGATTTCAGCGCCAAATTGCTGCTCGAAATCGCCGTGGTTCTGCTCGGCGCATCGGTCAGCGCCGCAACGATCCTCGCCGCGGGTCCGGCGCTGCTGATCGGCATCGCCGCCACCGTCTTCCTTGCGATCGGCGCGAGCTTCGCGATCGGGCGGCTGCTTGGCCTGCCCAGGCGAATGGCGACGCTGGTCGCGTGCGGCAATTCGATCTGCGGCAATTCGGCGATCGCAGCGGTCGCTCCGGTGATCGGCGCCGACAGCGACGACGTCGCGGCGGCGATCGCCTTTACGGCGGTGCTCGGCGTCGGGGTCGTACTGGGTCTGCCGCTGCTCGGGCTGGCGCTACGCCTTAGCGAACTCCAATATGGCGCGTTCGCCGGGCTCACCGTCTATGCAGTGCCCCAGGTCATCGCCGCCGCCACGCCGATGGGCGCGACGGCAATCCAGATGGGCACGCTGGTCAAGCTGGTCCGCGTGCTGATGCTCGGTCCGGTCTGCCTGACCCTTTCGATTCTCGCCCCGCGTCTTTGCGAGGATGGCACCGAGCTCGCCCGGCTCGCATCCGCCGAACGCCGGAAAGCCAACCGCCTGCCGATCCATCATCTTGTGCCGTGGTTCATCCTCGGCTTTCTGGGCATGATCGCCGCACGCTCGTTCGGGCTGATCCCGCAAGCGGCTCTGGCGCCGATCGCCGGCGCCGCGACGCTGCTGACCGTGGTGTCGATGGCGGCGCTTGGCCTCGGCGTCGATGTCCGCACCGTCGCCAAGGCGGGCGGGCGCGTGACGGCAGCGGTGGTGCTGTCGCTGCTGGTGCTCGGGGCGATCAGCTTTGCGCTGGTCACGATGCTCCATCTCGGCTGA
- a CDS encoding LysR substrate-binding domain-containing protein encodes MTLEQLRIFVGVAEREHMTRAAEALHITQSAVSAAIKTLEERHNVPLFHRIGRRIELTDAGRLFLVEARAVLGRAASAERTLAEFGGLERGTLTLVASQTIAGYWLPPFLARFRRRYPGIAVTLSIGNSEQAADRVREGSAELGFVEGLIDDPALARWTVGHDDLALVGSEAAPGGADRDWLVSVPWVLREEGSGTRSTFEAALAPLGLTLADLDVILTLPSNEAVRSAVSAGAGHTLISTLVVEPLLRAGRIQRTAFDLEPRPFYGLRHKERYRGKAGDALLAMIERG; translated from the coding sequence ATGACGCTCGAGCAGCTCCGCATCTTCGTCGGGGTCGCGGAGCGCGAGCATATGACGCGCGCGGCGGAGGCGCTCCACATCACCCAGTCGGCGGTCAGCGCGGCGATCAAGACGCTGGAGGAGCGGCACAATGTCCCGCTGTTCCACCGCATCGGGCGGCGGATCGAACTGACCGACGCGGGCCGGCTGTTCCTGGTCGAGGCGCGCGCTGTGCTCGGCCGCGCCGCGAGCGCCGAGCGCACGCTGGCCGAGTTCGGCGGGTTGGAGCGCGGCACGCTGACGCTCGTCGCCAGCCAGACGATCGCCGGCTATTGGCTGCCCCCGTTCCTCGCGCGGTTTCGCCGACGCTACCCCGGAATCGCCGTCACGCTGTCGATCGGCAACAGCGAGCAGGCGGCGGATCGGGTGCGCGAGGGCAGCGCCGAGCTTGGCTTTGTCGAGGGGTTGATCGACGATCCGGCGCTGGCGCGCTGGACGGTCGGCCACGACGATCTTGCGCTGGTCGGCTCCGAAGCCGCGCCGGGCGGCGCCGACAGGGATTGGCTGGTTTCGGTCCCCTGGGTGCTGCGCGAGGAAGGGTCGGGCACGCGTTCGACCTTCGAGGCTGCGCTCGCCCCGCTCGGCCTGACGCTCGCCGACCTCGACGTGATCCTCACCCTGCCGTCGAACGAGGCGGTCCGCTCGGCGGTCAGCGCGGGGGCGGGCCATACGCTGATCTCGACGTTGGTCGTCGAGCCCTTGCTGCGCGCCGGACGAATCCAGCGCACCGCTTTCGACCTCGAACCGCGCCCCTTCTATGGTCTGCGCCACAAGGAACGCTATCGCGGCAAGGCGGGCGACGCGCTGCTCGCGATGATCGAGCGCGGATAG
- a CDS encoding efflux transporter outer membrane subunit produces MILRPLLTTLSALTLAACAVGPDYARPAPPAASSGPFLSTQAGVTSPLPADAEWWRLYKDPVLDGLIADALAANTDVRVAVARIAKARAALREVRGDRLPSTDFSAGATYGRVSEGQVPPGADRTGWQVDGGLTVGYEVDLFGRVSRGVEAARGDLGAAEADADAVRVTVAAETARAYADAASAAERLGVATRIVALLDQSVALTARRAEVGLTTRLDTARIAALRDQRRADIPAIAAERDAALFRLATLTGRAPADLPPVAAARTTTLRLDQPIPVGDGAALLARRPDVAAAERRLAASTARIGVATADLYPKITLGGSVGQTSSGLGDLFGGGPLRWLLGPLINWNFLNQEGARARIAGAEADTQASLAQFDGTVLRALEEAETALSAYAHQLDRRTALQAARDQAATAVKITRAQQREGAIDGLAALDAERSFAETEASLALADARIADAQVDLFRALGGRWTKS; encoded by the coding sequence ATGATCCTTCGCCCCTTGCTCACCACCCTATCCGCGCTCACGCTGGCCGCGTGCGCGGTCGGGCCGGACTACGCCCGCCCCGCTCCCCCTGCGGCGTCGTCCGGCCCCTTCCTCTCGACCCAAGCCGGCGTGACCAGCCCCCTACCCGCCGATGCCGAATGGTGGCGGCTTTACAAGGATCCGGTGCTCGACGGGCTGATCGCCGACGCGCTCGCCGCGAACACCGACGTCCGCGTTGCCGTCGCCCGCATCGCCAAGGCCCGGGCAGCCTTACGCGAAGTGCGCGGCGACCGCCTGCCGTCGACCGACTTCAGCGCCGGGGCGACCTATGGACGCGTCAGCGAAGGGCAGGTGCCGCCGGGGGCCGACCGCACCGGCTGGCAGGTCGATGGCGGCCTTACCGTCGGCTACGAGGTCGACCTGTTCGGCCGCGTCTCGCGAGGGGTCGAGGCCGCGCGCGGTGACCTCGGCGCCGCCGAGGCCGATGCCGATGCGGTGCGCGTTACCGTCGCCGCCGAAACCGCGCGCGCCTATGCCGACGCCGCCTCGGCCGCCGAGCGGCTGGGCGTCGCGACGCGCATCGTCGCCTTGCTCGACCAGTCGGTGGCGCTCACCGCGCGCCGCGCCGAGGTCGGGCTGACGACCAGGCTCGATACCGCGCGAATCGCGGCGCTGCGCGATCAGCGCCGCGCCGACATTCCCGCGATCGCCGCCGAACGCGACGCCGCGCTGTTCCGTCTCGCGACGCTGACCGGCCGCGCCCCCGCCGACCTGCCGCCGGTCGCCGCCGCACGCACGACGACGTTGCGGCTCGACCAGCCGATCCCGGTCGGCGACGGTGCCGCGCTGCTCGCGCGACGTCCCGACGTTGCTGCCGCCGAGCGCCGTCTTGCGGCGTCGACCGCGCGCATCGGCGTCGCGACGGCCGACCTCTATCCGAAGATCACGCTCGGCGGGTCGGTCGGCCAGACGAGCAGCGGCCTCGGCGATCTGTTCGGCGGCGGGCCGCTGCGCTGGCTGCTCGGCCCGCTGATCAACTGGAATTTCCTCAACCAGGAAGGCGCGCGGGCGCGGATCGCGGGGGCGGAGGCCGACACGCAGGCATCGCTCGCCCAGTTCGACGGCACGGTGCTGCGCGCGCTTGAGGAAGCCGAAACCGCACTCTCCGCCTATGCGCACCAGCTCGACCGGCGAACGGCGCTGCAGGCGGCGCGCGATCAGGCCGCGACGGCGGTGAAGATCACGCGCGCGCAGCAGCGCGAAGGCGCGATCGACGGACTCGCCGCGCTCGACGCCGAACGCAGCTTCGCCGAAACCGAAGCCTCGCTGGCGCTCGCCGACGCGCGCATCGCCGATGCGCAGGTCGACCTGTTCCGGGCGCTTGGCGGACGGTGGACGAAAAGCTGA
- a CDS encoding efflux RND transporter permease subunit: MRLSRFFIIRPIFAAVIAVIITLVGAIAYWSLPVSQYPDIVPPTVTVTASYPGASAETVAETVATPIEQEINGVDNMLYQSSQSTGDGNVTITVTFKIGTDLDAAQVLVQNRVAIAVPRLPEAVQRLGVVTRKTSPDFLMVVNLVSPDKSLDRSYLSNYALTQLKDRLSRIDGVGDVRLFGARDYAMRVWIDPTRAASLNLTAGEIVAALRAQNVQVAAGSLGQPPYANGNAYQLNVETQGRLADAQQFADVVIRTDADGRQVRVADVARVELGASDYNSNTYLSGDPTVILAAFQRPGSNALEAAKAIETEMAAASKSFPKGLEYRVIYNPTKFIEQSIDAVKDTLLEAMVLVVIVILVFLQKWRAAVIPIVAIPISLVGTFAVLAGLGYSLNSLSLFGLVLAIGIVVDDAIVVVENVERNLERGLSALKAAQTSMDEVSGALVAIVLVLCAVFVPTLFLTGLSGAFYRQFAVTISTATIISLIVSLTLSPALAAILLKPHAEPEQPSRLRELAARAGDAFNEAFEKMSTAYASLTARLVRQPKRMMITYGGLIAATMGLFWATPTGFIPAQDQGYFLAVVQLPPGASVERTDAALRKVAARILPNKGILGSVMLAGFDGPSQTLAPNAAAAYFPLKSFEERKKLGVSFDEIMNEARADVADITEARVIVIPPPLIQGIGSAGGYRMIVQDRGGHGYQKLAEESGKLIGKANEAPGLAQVFTFFDTGSPRVYADIDRAKANLLGVPPERVFETLQVYLGSAFVNDFNLLGRTYRVTAQADAPFRQSVADIANLQTRSNTGEMVPIGSVATFKDKTGPYRVVRYNLYPAVEVDGDTAPGYSSGASLTTMEKLAADTLPAGYATEWTGIAFQQKAAGSTAALVFALAVVFVFLVLAAQYESLTLPLSIILIVPMCLFAAMVGVNLRGMDNNVLTQIGLVVLIALAAKNAILIVEFARQAEEQDGLSPVEAAVRAARDRLRPILMTSFAFILGAVPLLIASGAGAELRQALGTAVFFGMIGVTAFGLLFTPTFYVVCRALGDWLAQRRRRGEHGAAAPVPAE; this comes from the coding sequence ATGCGTCTTTCGCGCTTCTTCATCATCCGCCCGATCTTCGCCGCGGTCATCGCGGTGATCATCACTCTCGTCGGCGCGATCGCTTACTGGTCGCTGCCCGTCTCGCAATATCCCGACATCGTCCCGCCGACGGTCACGGTCACCGCCAGCTATCCCGGCGCGTCGGCCGAGACCGTCGCCGAGACGGTGGCGACGCCGATCGAGCAGGAGATCAACGGCGTCGACAACATGCTCTATCAGTCGAGCCAGTCGACCGGCGACGGCAATGTGACGATCACCGTCACCTTCAAGATCGGCACCGACCTCGACGCCGCGCAGGTGCTGGTGCAGAACCGCGTCGCGATCGCGGTGCCGCGCCTGCCCGAAGCGGTGCAGCGGCTCGGCGTCGTGACGCGCAAGACCTCGCCCGACTTTCTGATGGTCGTGAACCTCGTCTCGCCCGACAAGTCGCTCGATCGTTCCTATCTTTCCAACTATGCGCTGACCCAGCTCAAAGACCGCCTCAGCCGCATCGACGGCGTCGGCGATGTCCGCCTGTTCGGCGCGCGCGACTATGCGATGCGCGTGTGGATCGACCCGACGCGCGCCGCTTCGCTGAACTTGACGGCAGGCGAAATCGTCGCGGCGCTGCGCGCGCAGAATGTGCAGGTCGCGGCGGGATCGCTCGGCCAGCCGCCCTATGCGAACGGCAACGCCTATCAGCTCAATGTCGAGACGCAGGGCCGCCTCGCCGACGCGCAGCAGTTTGCCGACGTCGTGATCCGCACCGATGCCGACGGGCGGCAGGTGCGCGTCGCCGACGTCGCCCGCGTCGAGCTCGGCGCGTCGGATTATAACAGCAACACCTATCTGTCGGGCGATCCGACAGTGATCCTCGCGGCCTTCCAGCGTCCGGGCTCGAACGCGCTCGAAGCCGCAAAGGCGATCGAGACCGAGATGGCGGCGGCATCGAAGAGCTTTCCCAAGGGCCTCGAATATCGCGTCATCTATAACCCCACCAAGTTCATCGAGCAGTCGATCGACGCGGTGAAGGACACTTTGCTCGAAGCGATGGTGCTTGTCGTCATCGTGATCCTGGTCTTCCTGCAGAAATGGCGCGCCGCGGTGATCCCGATCGTCGCGATTCCGATCTCGCTCGTCGGTACCTTCGCGGTGCTCGCGGGGCTCGGCTACAGCCTCAACAGCCTGTCGCTTTTCGGACTCGTGCTGGCGATCGGCATCGTCGTCGACGATGCGATCGTCGTGGTCGAGAATGTCGAGCGAAACCTCGAGCGCGGGCTGTCGGCGCTGAAAGCCGCGCAGACATCGATGGACGAGGTGTCGGGCGCGCTCGTCGCGATCGTCCTCGTGCTGTGCGCGGTGTTCGTCCCCACCCTGTTCCTGACCGGGTTGTCGGGCGCCTTCTATCGGCAGTTCGCGGTAACGATCTCGACCGCGACGATCATCTCGCTGATCGTCTCGCTCACCCTGTCGCCCGCGCTGGCCGCCATCCTGCTGAAGCCGCACGCCGAACCCGAACAGCCCTCACGCCTCCGCGAACTCGCGGCCCGTGCCGGTGACGCCTTCAACGAAGCGTTCGAGAAGATGAGCACGGCTTATGCATCGCTCACCGCGCGGCTGGTCCGCCAGCCGAAGCGGATGATGATCACCTATGGCGGGCTGATCGCTGCGACCATGGGCCTGTTCTGGGCAACCCCGACCGGCTTCATCCCCGCACAGGACCAGGGCTATTTCCTCGCAGTCGTGCAATTGCCGCCGGGGGCCTCGGTCGAGCGCACCGACGCGGCGCTCCGCAAGGTTGCTGCGCGTATCCTGCCGAACAAGGGCATTCTCGGATCGGTGATGCTCGCGGGCTTCGACGGGCCGTCGCAGACGCTCGCCCCGAATGCTGCCGCCGCTTACTTTCCGCTCAAGAGCTTCGAGGAGCGCAAGAAGCTCGGCGTCAGTTTCGACGAGATCATGAACGAAGCGCGCGCCGACGTCGCCGACATCACCGAAGCGCGCGTGATCGTGATTCCGCCGCCGCTGATTCAGGGCATCGGCTCGGCCGGCGGGTATCGGATGATAGTGCAGGATCGCGGCGGCCATGGATACCAGAAGCTGGCCGAGGAATCGGGCAAGCTGATCGGCAAGGCCAATGAAGCGCCGGGTCTGGCGCAGGTCTTCACCTTCTTCGATACCGGGTCCCCGCGCGTCTATGCCGACATCGACCGGGCGAAGGCGAACCTGCTCGGCGTCCCGCCCGAGCGCGTGTTCGAGACGCTGCAGGTCTATCTGGGGTCGGCGTTCGTCAACGATTTCAACCTGCTCGGTCGCACCTACCGCGTCACCGCGCAGGCCGATGCGCCCTTCCGCCAGTCGGTCGCCGATATCGCCAACCTCCAGACGCGCTCGAACACGGGGGAGATGGTGCCGATCGGGTCGGTCGCGACCTTCAAGGACAAGACCGGTCCGTACCGCGTCGTCCGCTATAACCTCTATCCTGCGGTCGAGGTCGATGGCGACACCGCGCCGGGCTATTCGTCGGGCGCGTCGCTGACGACGATGGAGAAGCTCGCCGCCGACACCCTGCCCGCAGGATATGCCACCGAGTGGACCGGCATCGCCTTCCAGCAGAAGGCGGCGGGCAGCACGGCGGCGCTCGTCTTCGCGCTGGCGGTGGTGTTCGTCTTCCTCGTCCTCGCCGCGCAATATGAGAGCCTGACGCTGCCGCTGTCGATCATCCTGATCGTGCCGATGTGCCTGTTCGCGGCGATGGTCGGCGTGAATCTGCGCGGAATGGACAATAATGTCCTGACGCAGATCGGGCTCGTCGTCCTCATCGCGCTCGCGGCGAAGAATGCGATCCTGATCGTCGAATTCGCCAGGCAGGCCGAAGAACAGGACGGGCTGTCGCCGGTCGAGGCCGCGGTGCGCGCCGCGCGCGATCGCCTGCGCCCGATCCTGATGACCAGCTTCGCCTTCATCCTCGGCGCGGTGCCGCTGCTGATCGCGAGCGGCGCCGGGGCGGAACTGCGGCAGGCCCTCGGCACCGCGGTCTTCTTCGGGATGATCGGGGTCACCGCCTTCGGCCTGCTCTTCACCCCCACCTTCTATGTCGTCTGCCGCGCGCTCGGCGATTGGCTGGCACAGCGGCGGCGTAGGGGCGAGCATGGCGCGGCAGCTCCGGTGCCCGCGGAATAA